A stretch of Mobula birostris isolate sMobBir1 chromosome 2, sMobBir1.hap1, whole genome shotgun sequence DNA encodes these proteins:
- the LOC140208046 gene encoding uncharacterized protein, whose product MDLECEADRSGLEQNSGREGQSPAEVHDHADTSTEKDSTKPSSSLDVTKLMKHSINKYKFQYPLQIGQPLGVGYEFVENEEFHYSSSLYIKELACVCRTIAKREVRNHKMVRAKLCFFCQREFFFTWALTCHFCKKINLFRVLYEDVNPFPCMHLPMIYKPLAARTVDAGVQAERYRCECEMVQQWDTNWKPKVEKQETTHVVEHR is encoded by the exons ATGGACCTGGAGTGTGAG GCAGATCGCTCTGGCTTGGAGCAGAACAGTGGAAGGGAAGGCCAGTCTCCGGCTGAAGTCCACGATCATGCAG ATACATCAACAGAAAAGGATTCGACAAAGCCTTCCTCCAGCTTGGATGTGACCAAACTTATGAAGCACTCAATTAATAAATACAAGTTCCAATATCCTTTACAAATAGGCCAACCTTTGGGCGTAGGTTATGAGTTTGTAGAAAAT GAGGAATTCCACTATTCTTCGTCGCTCTACATTAAGGAACTAGCCTGTGTCTGTCGGACCATCGCCAAGAGGGAAGTGAGGAACCACAAAATGGTGAGAGCCAAG ctCTGTTTCTTTTGTCAGAGAGAGTTTTTCTTCACTTGGGCTCTCACTTGTCACTTCTGTAAGAAG ATAAATCTCTTCAGAGTTCTCTACGAAG ATGTCAATCCCTTCCCATGCATGCATCTTCCCATGATCTACAAGCCGTTGGCAGCAAGGACTGTAGATGCGGGTGTCCAAGCAGAAAGATACAGATGTGAATGCGAAATGGTACAACAATGGGACACTAA